AGTCCCTACGCTTTTGATCCCCATCCAGAGGGGGATCTTCGGATTAGCACCCTGCACAAGGCCGGAACAAGCTATGCTAAGGGTATCCCTGCTCGGCTGGGAAACCGAGGGCGGATGGCTCTGCCGACCTGATGGCACCGCTGCCGTTGGCAAGAGGAGGCCCGATAGCATCCGGAGGCGCCGGGGCCGTGAAGGCACAGGGCGGCGGGAAGCCGGAGGGCAGTCGGCGAGCGTGGGACAAAAATCAAAAGGATGGCCAATCTGTGTGACGAAGGGGTCGCGCATATGCCAAACGACAAAGGTGGCGAGGCCGCAGCGGAGCAAGAGCCAGGTCCGTATTATGGCGGGCCGTTGGGTGCCGGAATTGATTGGGCGGACCCCAACTCTCCCTTAGCCCGGTGGTATTTCTCCTCCGCCGGCGTGGCCGCCGCTGGGCTGCTGGGGATCGCCCTTTACCTCTTGAGCGCCATGCCGCTGATGCACACCGACTTCTGGTCCCATCTGAAGTATGGCGAATGGATCGTGAGCCATCGGACACTGCCCGCGGTCGAACCGCTCTGTCCTTTCACGGACAAGGAGCGCCCCTTTTTCGATGCGATGTGGCTGTCCCAGGTCGTTTATTACAGCGTTTTTCGAGCAGGCGCCTCGCTCGCAGGTCAGTCGGACTTACGGCGTTTGGAAGGCGGAGTGGAAGCGATTCGCTTGCTGCATGCTGTCGTGGGCGTGATCGTCCTGGGTCTGTTCGCCTGGTCGGTGCGGCAAGGAAGCGGCTCGGCGGCGTGGGGAACCGGAGCCGTGATCTATGGCCTGGTCATGCTGCTGCCCCTGCTTGTGGTCCAGCGCCCGCAGACCTTGGCGTTTCTACCCTTCATGAGCAGCTTAGTCCTCCTGCGGCCCTGGATCGGAGAGGAAAAAACCGCATCGGCACGAGTCTTATGGCTCTTCCCTCTCCTGATGGTGGTGTGGGCCAATCTCCACGGCTCTTTTGTTATCGGCCTGCTCCTGGCCGCGATGGCAGTGGTGAGCGGATGGCTGCGGGAAATTGGACACAAACGCGGATCGCTATCCCGATGGTGGTCCCATCGGCCCCTTCGCTCCTGGACTCTGAGCCTCATGATTTCGGTTGGAGCCATTGCCTTGTTGAATCCCTATGGTCCGCGGTTGTATCTCCACGTCCTGGAATTTGGAGCGCATCCGAACCTCCGGACGATGGCCGAATGGCAGCCGCTGGAGTGGACGTGGGGGCCGGGCGGGCATTGGAGTTATGTGCTCCTGGCAGCCATGCTGCTCGTCACGCTGGGGATCACGCGGCGGCTAGGGGGAATCTTCCCCGTGTTGCTGCTTTTGACCTTCGGCCTTTGGCCTCTGTTCCAACAGCGGATGATGGCCTGGTGGGCGCCGCTGGCGTTCTGGATCATGGCCCCCGTGTGGACCGCCTGGGCCCAGGAGCGGTCATGGTCCTGGAAGGCGGGCATCCCCAGTTTTCGCAAGACAGCCCTGGCGGGCTTGATTGTGATCGTGGCCTTTATCGCCGCGCCGGCGAGTTTTTGGCTGAAGGCCGGGCGGCCGCGGCCCTTTGCCTCCGCCCTGTATCCGGCGACACCCTACGGTGTGGCTCGTGCAATCCGAGGAGAAGACCCTGGAGATTCCGGCCGCGCTCGGATGCTGGCTCAAGCATTGAAAACGGCCGGCATCGCCTCTCCCCCCGGACCTGTCTTCTGCAGCGAACGCCAGGGGGAGTACCTCCTTTGGGCTTTGCCTGCCGATAGGCCCGTGATGATGTTCAATCACGCCCAATTGTTCACGACCGAGCACTGGTCCCGCTGCCTCGCCGTCAAAGAGGGTGAGCCAGGCGGGGAGGCCATTCTCCAGCAATACGGGGCGGTGTGGATTGTGGTGGAAACCCACTATCACCCGCAGTTGTGTTCGCTGATACGCCAGCACCCCCAGTGGAAGGTCGTGCTGGACGAAGAAGGCGTCCGCGAGCTGCCGCCCGATGCCCGCTTGTTCGTCGCTGTGCGGCAGTCCAGGTGAAGTGACGGCGGCCAAGTTGCACTTCGGAACAAAAACAACACTCCACGACGGGGAAACGAGGGAGACTGAACCCGGGTGCGTCCGTCGTGGAGTGCTCCGCCGCGCCGTAAAGCGCGGTGTATGGCGCCGCAGATCAAGGGGTGAGGTGGGGTACGGCAAAGTGGACTGTCGGGGCGGGATCATTTCCATCGACTTGCGGCAGAGGATAGTAGGGTGAAGCCGTCCGGGCAGCCGCCCGCTTCTTCCCCGACATGTACTTCAACGCCTCTTGCGTATAGGCTTGCCGGACTTCCCGTGTCGTCTGTCCGAATTCTTTGAACTCTTCGATCATCGCATCGCGCATGGCGACCATTCCGCCCACGCCACCGGCAGCCACGATGGAGCCGAGCATCAGGTATTCGGTGGCTACGATCGCTCCACATTCATCATGCCAGAGTTGCAGTAACAGCCGCTTGATCATGTGCATTCCTCCCTGGTGAGATATAGGTTTCAAGCGTTTGACAACATTTTTTTGTCAATTCCTGTAAGGCCAAATCATTCCGCGAAAATTACGATGTTGAGCTTTCCCATCCTCTCCGGCACAAAAACTCCCCGTGGCACGCCGGGCGTGCTTTGCGGCACAGGTCTGGACTGTGGTTAGGAACCTGACAGCGTGGCGAGTTGAGGGGGGAACCGCAATTTCAGGGTCGGGCGATAGCCCCTGACTGGTTGATTCTCGCGCACACTCACTTGTTACTCGAATCTAGGCCACGATTGGCGGGAAGTCAAAAAACGTGGGGATTTTTTTCGGGCACGCGGTTCACATCGCGGCCACAGAACTGATGCCGGCGGTGAAGTGGGCGGAATGCTCAGGGCCGCTGTGTTTGGCACAACGGCTGCGGCAGCTCCGGTTGATGCCTCTGGTGCGAGAGGAAGAAATCCGTTCCTGCATGGAGGCCGCAAATCCGAACCCCTGGGAGGCGATGCCGAGCGGGCCGGTTCGCATGAAAGCGGACTTGACAACGGCGGAGTTCACTGGGCCCAGAGTGGCTATACTTTCAGCCGCTGGTGCAGTTCCTGGGTCACGGCGTGGAGGTATTCGTCCGTTGTCAAATAGGGGGTGGAGTCGCTGATGAGAACGGCGAGGTCTTTGGTCATTTGACCCCGCTCGACCAGGTCCACGCAGACCTTTTCCAGTGTCTCGGCGAAGTGGATGACCTCCGGGGTGTTGTCCATTTTGCCCCGATAGTAGAGGCCCCGCGTCCAGGCGTAAATGGAAGCGATGGGATTGGTACTCGTGGGTTTGCCTTGCTGGTAGAGGCGGTAGTGGCGGGTGACGGTGCCGTGGGCGGCCTCGGCTTCCACTGTTTTCCCGTCGGGACTCATCAGGACCGACGTCATCAGGCCAAGGGAGCCGAAGCCCTGAGCGATGGCATCGGACTGAACGTCGCCGTCGTAGTTTTTGCAGGCCCAGAGGTAGCCGCCGGTCCATTTCAAGCTGGCCGCGACCATGTCGTCAATGAGCCGGTGTTCGTAGGTCAAACCCGCGGCCTCGAATTGAGAGCGGAACTCCTGGTCATAAATTTCCTGGAAGATATTTTTGAATCGGCCGTCATAAACTTTGAGGATGGTATTTTTTGTCGACAGGTACACAGGCAGACGCCGTCCCAGGGCATAGTGAAAGCAGGCGCGGGCAAAACCGCGGATCGATTCGTCCAAGTTGTACATGGCCAGGGCGACACCGGCTCCGGGAGCCTGGAACACTTCCTTTTCGATGGCCGCCCCTCCATCGGCGGGAGTAAACGTCAGCTTGAGAGTGCCGGCTCCGCTGAACGCCAGTTCCGTGGCCTTGTATTGATCACCGAAACCATGACGCGCGACCACCACGGGTTTGTCCCAATGCTTGACCAGACGCGGAACGTTGCGGCAGATGATCGGCTCGCGGAAGATCGTCCCATTGAGGATGTTGCGGATCGTGCCATTGGGCGAGGGATACATCCGCTTCAAGCCAAATTCCTTGACCCGCGCTTCGTCAGGAGTGATGGTGGCACACTTGACCGCCACCCCGTATTTTTTCGTCGCTTCCGCTGCTTCCACCGTGACCCGATCGTCCGTGGCATCGCGGTTCTGGATGCCGAGATCGAAATACTTCAGCTCAATATCCAGAAAAGGGAGGATCAACTGCTCCCGGATTTTGTGCCAAATGATGCGGGTCATTTCGTCGCCGTCCATTTCCACAATCGGATTCTTGACGCGGATTTTGGCCATTGGAAACTCCTCGCTGCTGAGGCAGAACAACTCCTGCAATATCGGCCAAAATAGCAGCCGGAAGCCCGAACGGACACCCTTCCCCTCTGATCCTCGACAGGGGATTCATGACGGAGGCGGGCATGTGGATCGCTTTTCAGGCATGCCGGACTTACACGCCAAGCGGAAGGCTGGCTCCGTGCGACACCCACCGCCTGGACCTCAAAGGTGCTCAGGAAACGATGGGGAAGCGCAAGATGTCCGCCGACTAGGGAGCAGGAGGCCGGGGGGGCGGAACACTGTCCGGGCGGCGGCCCGGTTCCAACGGAGGGGAAAGCTGAGGCCGGATTTGCTCCCCGAGTACCTGGGGATCAGGGATTTCGGTTTTCTCGAAGGGCACGGGAGGGAGTGGCACCCCGAGTCGCGGTGAGAGCAGGAAACTGTGGTGATTGTCTGCCGTGGGGTCCTCGAAGCCGACACGTTCTGAAGAAAAGCGGCTCAGCGAAGGAAGCGGAGGAGGAATGGCCGGGTCCGGCGCCCGCGTGGTGATGCCGGGACCAGCAGGAAGCGTCGTCTTCGGCGGTTGAGCAGCGGTGAGCAGAGCCGCGGGAGAGAAGCGCTCGGCGGGATACGGCGGGCGAATGTCAGACTTGGCCCCGCGCAAGGCGGGGGAGGCAGGCCGGAGGGAAGGAGCCGGGTCCCACCGCGCCGCCGGGAGTGGTCCGGCCTTCGGCTGGGGTTGATGCGCTTGCCGTACCGCAGGGGGCAGGGCGGGAGTTTCGGGGGCGAGGATGCGTATCAGGTACGGTGCCATGTCCGCGGGATAGTCAAAGCCGGGGGATGGCGGCGCGGATGTTTCCGCCTCCGCTGTCGCGGATAAATCCCCAGGAGCGAGAGGGGCCGTCTGCATCGCTGACGCCAGACCGTCATCGGGGCGACCGGCGGCATCCCGGCTGTTGGACCCCGGAGAAGACGAGCAGGCCGTTAGACTGAACCAACAGACAACAGGCCAGAGGCCGGAAACCAGCCGCTGCGCCAACCTGAGGGGCATCGTCTTAGCCGACCGCTGAGTCAACAACATCGAGGGACTCCTGGAGGATGAACGGGAGGACGGAGAAGGTGACGGCAAGAAAGACCGAGGATGCGGAGGGCGAAGAGACTCGCTCGCCGCAGGAGCAGCCGCTGCCGGCGTCCCAGGAGCAGCCACTGCGGCCAGCACCCTGCCGGGCCACGGATTGCCGGGAAATTGCCGGGAATGAGCTACGGGATGCAGCATCAGCATGAGTCTCCCGGTGAGAGGTTCGCCGGTGAAGAATCCATCAAGGGGAAGGAACTTCCAGGATCAGGCGGACCGCAGTGCCCACTTTCGGGAGGGCATCGGGGTTCACGTCGAGTTTGAGGAATTTTTCCTCTTTCATGGTCCAGGTGGTTTGCAGGACGACTTCATCGGTGACGGGGAAAAGGCAAATGAGGGAGCCGGTCAAGTCCGCGCCGTAAACCTTGTCCTCCGGTTTGTTCGGGTCGCGGGGACTGAGGACGGAGCCGGTAAAGAGGAAGGTCATTTTCGGGGGAGCTTTGCGGGTTTTCGGGTCCCAGAGGACTTTTTCCAGGGGCACGCGTTTGTATTCTCCGGCGGCATCAGGAACTTCTAGGTACACCTGCACGATTGGCCCTTCGGCTTTAGCGCCTTCCCCTTTGGCCGGTTTTCCCGGCTTGAGGCCCAATTGCTCCAGGGCTTTGTGCACCTGGGAAGGCATCACATCCACGCTGACCACGATTTCGTGGGCCTTTTTCCCCTTGGGGTGGGGCCAGCCGGCAATCAGTTCGATGGGATAGACCTTATCCAGGTGAGGAAGCTGCCGAGGGGCCACCTTGGCCTCGATGATCACCTGCCGCTTTTTCGGATCGACGGTGATCCCTCCGGATTTCGACTCCTGGGCGATCACGGTGTGCATTCCGAAGAGCAAAGCGAAGATGAGCAGAAAGCGTTTCATGGCAATCCGTCCTTTCCTCGTCATTCCGTTTTCCGACCGCGAAAATTGTGCCTGTGATCCAGACTCCGCTAGCGGCATGGTTATCGACTTTTTCCGGGGAACGATCCTCGCTGGAGTCCGCTCCCCGCTGCCGGGGTCAAAGCTCAGCGGCTCCCCAAACAGACGACAGCGGTGGGTTTGCCCAGATAAGGGCCTTCCAGGTTGCAGGTGGCGACAATGAGCTTACCCCCGTGAACCGTGACACCGCCGTAAACCATGCCGGGATTGCCGATATCTTTCGCCAAGGGGTAGGTCCAGAGCGGCCGACCAGTTTTGAGATCGAGCGCATGCACCGTGGCTGTGAGGTCGGCGACGTACACTGCTTCTCCTGCGATGGCGGGCGGAGCAAAGAGCGGGGCCTTGCAGTCGTAGAGCCAGGCGCGTTCGCCGTCTGTGACGGAGAAGGCGCGGACTTTGCCATCGGTGGCGGCGGCGATCGCCAGGCCATTGTGAACGGCCACGCAACTGACGATGCCGCCGGTGGGGATTTCCTTACGCCAGCGGACCTGGCCCGTTTTGCGATCCAGAGCTGTCAGATCGCCTTTGGCCGCCCGCAGTTCCTTGTAGTAGTAGCCGATGGAGCTGCCAGGCACGAGGATCGTTTCGCCCGCCACTGTGGCTCCGCCCCACGGGTTGTATTCGAGCCGGGCTTTCCAGACAATCTCTCCGTTATCCGCACGGAGGGCCAGGAGGCCGCGCTCGCCCACTTTTTCCTTGTCCAGAAACGCCGATGGTACCAAAAGAAGTTCGCCGCTCACGTTGAGGGGTGCGTCCACGTGCCACTGGTTCTGGCCTTTCTGCCAAAGTTTTTTGGGGGTGAACTTCAGCAGTTGGCTGTCGTCAGGGGGAATGGCGAAGTCCGGGTCTTTTTTCTTGTCTTCCTCATAACGGGCGAGCAGTTCTTTCCAGCGCTGCTGTTGCCGCTGGCGGACGGCGGCAAGATCGTATTCCTTTCCTTCGAGCACGGCAGTGTTCCATTGGATGGCCAGCACACCCGCAGCACCGGCTCCCATGTAAGCCCGTTGTCCCACCACGAGCGGTGCGCCTTCGAGATGGATCAAGTCCCCCGGCAGAGGCAATTGCCAAAGCGGCAGGCCGCTGCGGGCATCCACGCAGTGCCAGGTGCCGCCGGAGTCCTGATGCATTCCATCTCCAAAGAGGAGGCAGTCCTCCGCCACAGCAGGGGAGCTGACGCTGGGGAGCTTCAGATACGGGGCGGATTTGCTCCAGCGCAGGGGAGGAGGATTCCCTCCGGCCAGGGCGAACAGATGGAGGGAAGGCCGATTGAAAGCACCGATCCCGGACACATAGACGGCATCACCCACGGGCACCGGGGCAGCCACAAAGTGCTCCTGGGACTTGTGTATCCACAGAACCGTCGGCTGGCGCGGGCCGGGTCGCTGGTCGGTGTTGCCCGTCCGCTGGGGGTTGCCCCGGTAGGTGCCCCAGGGAGGCGGGACGGAGGCCGAGGCTGGCTGGGGGGACCCCGAAACTGACTCCTGATACCCTGCTACCGGTTGGCGGCCTGGCCAGACCAGCGGTAGCGCGAGCACCAAACTCGGAGCGAATAGCAGCCGATTCCAGCCCCACGCAATGTGATTACGTCTCATAGAAGTTGGTTCCCTCGGAGCTTGGTTTTCTGTTGAGCTTAAGTTCCCTGTTGAGCGTGTTAAGTCTGTCGAGCGGTTGCTCGGAATCATTGGCATCTGACCTGAAGCGGTGTCGCGGCCACATTCAGGTCTCGCGAAGTAACGGCGCCGTTTGGGCTGACCAGTTCGATCTTGTAGGACCCCGGCGACAGGAGGAAGCGCGGCAGGAGGCCGCACTGTCCTCCTCGGCCATGGCCGCCGACGATGGCGGCTGTGGCCACAGGCTGCCCGTTGCCATTGCGGATGATGACGCGTCCGCCATTGAGCACGGCGGTGCCGTTGAGGGAGAGTTGCACGGGTGTTTGGCCGTTGGGCAGCGGCATGGCTCCGAAGAGAATGCAGGATTCCTGGCCCTCATTGTGCAGCACCAGGTCGAGCCGGCCATCGCCGTTGAGGTCGGCTAAGGTGGCGGCTTGCGAGTTGAAGACGCGCTGATGCAGGCCAATGGCCGCCGTTTTGTCCGTGAAGACGCCGTGGCTGTTGTTTTCCAGGTACCGATTTGGGCCGCGCAGGCAGCAGAGGAGAAGGTCCGGCTTGCCGTCGTTGTTGAAGTCCGCCGCCGCCGCCGCTACCATTCCCGGCACGGGTTTGGCCAGGTCGCCCGCGGAAGCCGTGATGTTGGCGAATCGCCCGGTGCCGTCGTTGCGGAAGAGAAGGCATTGCCCGTTGCGCTGGGGGATGAACAGGTCCAGATGGCCGTCGCCATCGTAGTCCAGCACCACGGGTCCCACTTTGCCGGTTTGGAAGGCCAAGCCGCTGTCCGCTTTGAGGGTGAAGCGGCCGCCAGCGTTGAGTAACAACAGGCCCTGGCCGGCGGCGTAGAGGATGTCAGGCTTGCCATCGGCGTTGAAGTCGGCCACGGCTAGGGCATCGCCTCGCAACTGGGCTGCCGGCGTGTCGGGTGTCAAACCCCACGCCGAAGTCACATCCTGAAACCACGGCTCGCCCCCAAGCTCTGGCTCGCCGGCAGCAAAGTAAAAAGCGTAATCCCCACTCCCATTGCAGATTTTGAGGAGCAACGTGTTCTTGCCTGCTTTCAAGTTCAGGACGGCGCGATTTTGATCGGGAGCGCAGGCCCGGCCCACGTTTTCGCTGAGGATTTTTTCCCCGTTGAGCCAGACGGTCAAGGTATCATCGCTACCCAAGGAAACCGGCAGCCGGGTGGGAACAGCGGCCTCGATCTCGCGGTACAGATAGGTGGCGCAATTGTTTCCAAACTCGGCCAGACTGTTGACGCTGCCGTCGGCGTAGGTCTTTTTCGTCCACTTGACCGGCATGTCCCGCTTGCCTTTGTGGACCTTGTTGGGATCAAAGGGTTCGGTTTCCGGGGTGAATCGAGCGTCGAAGTTGCTCATGCCGCCGGGATGGCGGAACGGCCCGATGGCATACCAATCGCCGAGCTTCGGGGGAGCGGAGCGGAGTTGAGCATCGGCGGGGCGGTTGTTGCGGTACAAACGCAGGCCATGATAGCCGTGGGCGATGGCGAGGTCCGGCTTGCCGTCCGCGTCGAAGTCGCCCCAAGCTGCGGCTGTGGCGGGCAGTCCGAGCGCTGAAGGGGGCAGCAGGCGCGTGTCGTCCCGGAACTTGCCAGCCCCCAAGTTGGTGTAGAGACGGGGGCCGCTCCCGGTGGCCAGGAGCAGATCCGGCAGGCCATCGCCGTTGTAGTCCGCCCAAACCGCCGCCCGCGCTCCGCCCGTCAGACCCGGCAACGCCACTTCCGTAAAGCTATCGCCGTCGTTTTGCAGCAGGAGCACTTTGCTCGCGGCGCAGAGGCAGACGTCCGCTTTGCCGTCGTTGTTGAAGTCGAGGGCGGATACCGCTTGGGCCTCACCGTCGGTCCGGGGTAAGGTGCCGAACTTGTTGAAGCCGGCGTAGCCTTCCAGCGCGCGGATTTCCTCGACGCCCCAGCCCACAAAGTCTCGCTTTGGGTTGTAGTCGAGCAGTTTCAGGCTCGCGCGCAGGCGCTGGATGCGGGCCGTCTTCTTATGCAGGGCTTCCTTATCGCCATCGACCATGCAAGGCACGATGACTTCCTTGCCCGCGAGCATCTCCTCGATGATGCCGGGGAGCCGCTCGACTTTGCCGGCGTAGGACCGCAGCAAGAAGGGTTCCCCGTGGGACATCCCCCACCATTCCCCTTGGGGATACGCCTGGTACCAGGACACGCCGAAGTAGGTCTCGCTGGCCCCGCCGTTGTGGAAGAAAACGGCCTCCTTACCTACTTCCGCCCAGTTCATGATCTCTTGCCATTCCCCCGGACGCAGTCCGCCCCGGCCAATGTTGTGCTTGATCGGGTCCTGGGGATGGACCCCCTTGAGGTCCCGCAGCTTTTTGTAAATGATCAGGTTTTTCTCGCGGTCCACCTTTTGCACCTGCATGTGGACGATGTTCGTGGACTGCCGGACGATGTCTCCCAGGGTAATCGGGGCTTCCACGTAGGCTTCCGCCCAGGGGAGAATCGACGCCACAGCGAGGATGGCCAGCAGCAGGGGCAAGGGGAGATGTCGCAGGGGGGTCATAGCCGATCGTACTCCTGGGGGGTTCGTACCAACAAATATACGTCACAGTCCGCGAGTAGGAATCGGTGAGCGCGAACCGCTATTCGCCGGGTGGGGCATGCAGGCTGATCTCCTTTGAGGCGATCGCTTTCGGGACACGGGCTGGTTCTACTGCTTGGGCAGTTTGCCGAGCCGCTCGCGGGCCAAGTTGGACCAGGGGCTGTCTTTGGGGGCCTCCTGGAGGACGCGTTCCAGAAGTTTGGCGGCATCGGCCGGTTTTTTCTCTTCCACGAGAACGCGGGCATGTTCCAGCAAGGCGGGAAACTTCAGATCGGGTAGATCGTAAGCGTAATAGACCATCTGGAACTCTTTACCGGCTTCCGCCCAGCGTCCCTGGCGGGCGCGAATCGCGCCGATTTGCAAGCGGGCTTTGGCTGCGCGATCGTCCGTTGTCTGCTGGATGACCTGCTGGTAATGCCCGACGGCTTCATCCAGGCGATTGAGGTTTTGCAAGGCCCAGGCCAGGCCATAGCGGGCATCGACCGACCAGCGGTTATTGTTGCCGAAGCGCTGGAGCCACTGCTCGAAGGTCTGGCGCGCTGGGTCCCACTGCTGGAGCTGGCCGTAGGCATGACCCAGGCGCAGGACGGCGCGATCGCTCACGCCGGCGATGTTCTGCAAGGGGGGCTGGTCGCGGAAGGGGAGCAGGCGCTTGATGGCTTCCTCCGCCTTGCCCTGGGCTAGCAAGGCTTCGCCGCTGCGATAGAGAGCGATCGGCCGGTAGGGGGACTTTTCCTGGGCCGCCACAGCGTCCCATTGGTTTTGCGCCGCCGCGTAGTCCCGCTTGTCAAACAAGACCGCCCCCAAGCGTAAGCGCAGGCGCTCCGTGGTGTCGGGGGACACCGGGCGATCCGTGGTTTCGACATCCAGGGCGGCGCGGAGGTGCTGGATGGCGTCGTCAAGTTTGCCCGCCTCGGCCAAAAGCTCGGACCATTCCAGCCGGGCTTCGACGGCGAGCGAGTGCTGGGGGAACTCGGCGATGAGCCGGGTGTAAGCCGGGGCGGGGTCGACTTCCGCCCAGCGGCGGGTCCAAGCCGCCTCGTAG
The genomic region above belongs to Thermogemmata fonticola and contains:
- a CDS encoding FG-GAP repeat domain-containing protein, which produces MTPLRHLPLPLLLAILAVASILPWAEAYVEAPITLGDIVRQSTNIVHMQVQKVDREKNLIIYKKLRDLKGVHPQDPIKHNIGRGGLRPGEWQEIMNWAEVGKEAVFFHNGGASETYFGVSWYQAYPQGEWWGMSHGEPFLLRSYAGKVERLPGIIEEMLAGKEVIVPCMVDGDKEALHKKTARIQRLRASLKLLDYNPKRDFVGWGVEEIRALEGYAGFNKFGTLPRTDGEAQAVSALDFNNDGKADVCLCAASKVLLLQNDGDSFTEVALPGLTGGARAAVWADYNGDGLPDLLLATGSGPRLYTNLGAGKFRDDTRLLPPSALGLPATAAAWGDFDADGKPDLAIAHGYHGLRLYRNNRPADAQLRSAPPKLGDWYAIGPFRHPGGMSNFDARFTPETEPFDPNKVHKGKRDMPVKWTKKTYADGSVNSLAEFGNNCATYLYREIEAAVPTRLPVSLGSDDTLTVWLNGEKILSENVGRACAPDQNRAVLNLKAGKNTLLLKICNGSGDYAFYFAAGEPELGGEPWFQDVTSAWGLTPDTPAAQLRGDALAVADFNADGKPDILYAAGQGLLLLNAGGRFTLKADSGLAFQTGKVGPVVLDYDGDGHLDLFIPQRNGQCLLFRNDGTGRFANITASAGDLAKPVPGMVAAAAADFNNDGKPDLLLCCLRGPNRYLENNSHGVFTDKTAAIGLHQRVFNSQAATLADLNGDGRLDLVLHNEGQESCILFGAMPLPNGQTPVQLSLNGTAVLNGGRVIIRNGNGQPVATAAIVGGHGRGGQCGLLPRFLLSPGSYKIELVSPNGAVTSRDLNVAATPLQVRCQ
- a CDS encoding outer membrane protein assembly factor BamB family protein, with the protein product MRRNHIAWGWNRLLFAPSLVLALPLVWPGRQPVAGYQESVSGSPQPASASVPPPWGTYRGNPQRTGNTDQRPGPRQPTVLWIHKSQEHFVAAPVPVGDAVYVSGIGAFNRPSLHLFALAGGNPPPLRWSKSAPYLKLPSVSSPAVAEDCLLFGDGMHQDSGGTWHCVDARSGLPLWQLPLPGDLIHLEGAPLVVGQRAYMGAGAAGVLAIQWNTAVLEGKEYDLAAVRQRQQQRWKELLARYEEDKKKDPDFAIPPDDSQLLKFTPKKLWQKGQNQWHVDAPLNVSGELLLVPSAFLDKEKVGERGLLALRADNGEIVWKARLEYNPWGGATVAGETILVPGSSIGYYYKELRAAKGDLTALDRKTGQVRWRKEIPTGGIVSCVAVHNGLAIAAATDGKVRAFSVTDGERAWLYDCKAPLFAPPAIAGEAVYVADLTATVHALDLKTGRPLWTYPLAKDIGNPGMVYGGVTVHGGKLIVATCNLEGPYLGKPTAVVCLGSR
- a CDS encoding NADP-dependent isocitrate dehydrogenase, with amino-acid sequence MAKIRVKNPIVEMDGDEMTRIIWHKIREQLILPFLDIELKYFDLGIQNRDATDDRVTVEAAEATKKYGVAVKCATITPDEARVKEFGLKRMYPSPNGTIRNILNGTIFREPIICRNVPRLVKHWDKPVVVARHGFGDQYKATELAFSGAGTLKLTFTPADGGAAIEKEVFQAPGAGVALAMYNLDESIRGFARACFHYALGRRLPVYLSTKNTILKVYDGRFKNIFQEIYDQEFRSQFEAAGLTYEHRLIDDMVAASLKWTGGYLWACKNYDGDVQSDAIAQGFGSLGLMTSVLMSPDGKTVEAEAAHGTVTRHYRLYQQGKPTSTNPIASIYAWTRGLYYRGKMDNTPEVIHFAETLEKVCVDLVERGQMTKDLAVLISDSTPYLTTDEYLHAVTQELHQRLKV
- a CDS encoding YdjY domain-containing protein, which translates into the protein MKRFLLIFALLFGMHTVIAQESKSGGITVDPKKRQVIIEAKVAPRQLPHLDKVYPIELIAGWPHPKGKKAHEIVVSVDVMPSQVHKALEQLGLKPGKPAKGEGAKAEGPIVQVYLEVPDAAGEYKRVPLEKVLWDPKTRKAPPKMTFLFTGSVLSPRDPNKPEDKVYGADLTGSLICLFPVTDEVVLQTTWTMKEEKFLKLDVNPDALPKVGTAVRLILEVPSP